The Chloroflexota bacterium genome has a window encoding:
- a CDS encoding cupin domain-containing protein codes for MAKNYSFYQDLAAELPEIPTDTTISRMIYDDDHIRVVVFGFAPGQELTEHTSAMAAILQIVQGEATLTLGADSLEVAPGAWVRMAPNLPHSVKSKTEVVMLLTLIKGSGS; via the coding sequence ATGGCAAAGAACTACAGTTTCTACCAGGATCTGGCAGCAGAATTGCCGGAGATCCCAACGGACACGACGATCAGCCGGATGATCTACGACGATGATCACATTCGTGTAGTCGTCTTTGGCTTTGCGCCCGGCCAGGAGTTGACAGAGCACACGTCGGCAATGGCAGCAATTCTGCAGATCGTTCAGGGGGAAGCTACCCTGACCCTGGGAGCGGATTCCCTGGAAGTTGCGCCTGGGGCTTGGGTTCGCATGGCGCCAAATCTGCCTCACAGCGTGAAATCAAAGACCGAAGTAGTCATGCTTTTGACGTTGATCAAGGGCAGCGGCTCCTGA
- a CDS encoding DUF166 family protein gives MRILAIISGEYGQRHTDNVKATGPAGWHIETWRAPAFLPPVIDDPDDFLPPALPASDLILSFAEHRGVAELLPDIAELTGASAVIAAVDNETWLPRGLARQLRGWLADMGVACVTPKPLCSLTEADYGVTRRQRERYDNPLIAEFAHHFGQPNLRIEVDPETRTIIGVEVKRDAVCGCARFTGEGLLGISADEAEQKGGMLHHHFPCMASMGIDDDFGDTLMHVSGNVLRDNIGEQVKPFKDTLYIRPAGQ, from the coding sequence ATGCGAATTCTGGCGATCATCTCCGGCGAGTATGGACAGCGTCACACGGATAATGTGAAGGCAACCGGCCCTGCGGGCTGGCATATCGAGACCTGGCGGGCGCCGGCCTTTTTGCCGCCGGTCATCGATGATCCGGATGATTTTCTGCCACCTGCCCTTCCGGCATCGGACCTGATACTTTCCTTTGCCGAGCACCGCGGCGTTGCCGAGTTGTTACCTGATATCGCCGAATTGACAGGTGCGTCCGCCGTGATCGCCGCGGTTGACAATGAAACCTGGCTGCCGCGCGGCCTGGCCCGGCAGCTGCGAGGTTGGCTGGCGGATATGGGTGTGGCTTGCGTCACGCCCAAGCCCCTCTGCTCGCTGACCGAGGCCGATTACGGTGTGACAAGGCGCCAGCGCGAACGCTACGACAATCCGCTCATTGCCGAATTCGCGCACCATTTTGGCCAGCCCAATCTCAGAATAGAGGTGGATCCGGAAACCAGGACCATCATCGGTGTCGAGGTGAAGCGGGATGCGGTCTGTGGATGTGCCCGTTTTACGGGGGAAGGTTTGCTCGGCATTTCGGCGGACGAAGCGGAGCAGAAGGGTGGCATGTTGCACCATCACTTTCCGTGCATGGCCAGCATGGGAATCGACGATGACTTTGGCGATACCTTGATGCACGTGTCGGGCAATGTCCTGCGCGACAATATCGGGGAGCAGGTGAAACCCTTCAAGGATACCCTTTACATTCGCCCGGCCGGGCAATGA